tttgtttatgtCGTGCCAAGGCACCCTATTATCTGAGCCAATGTTTTCAAAAAGGGCCAAGAGAGCGAGAGAAAATGTGTCATTACGTGAGTGATTCTTTTGCTCAGAACTGGCTAAAGGTGGTCTGTTTCTCCAGAACTTCAAGGTAATCGGGCTCAGACTGCAGTTTAGCTTTTAGCTCCAAATACTCGTTTCTATTGGGCTCGACATAAACAGTACTGGGTGCTGTGCCATAGAGCACTGTTTCTCTTATCCTCTCCGGGTGTAAGAACTGACGTCTGACATCAAAATTTGGGTTGTATGTGTATGACACAGGCCCGGTGTACTTGTACTCTAAATTGGCACCTGCTGGGATGGATGGGATTGACTGATGGGGGGATTGCTTATCAGGTTCGAGGATACCTCTGAAGAAATGGTCTGCATCCTGGACGGGGGAAGGGTTGTCACGTGGCTCAATAGTGCTAATGCTGTATGTAGGACTCCTCATCGTATTGCTATCCCTCTCCTCGTCTGGGGTACTCCTGTATGTTACTTTGAGCTCATGCAGGTCACGGTAATCCTCCACTGTGTTGCCTTCCCGAGACCTGTAAATGGGGTTTTTACACATGTGGCCCATCGGATGAGGAATGTACTCATAGACGTGACCAGCAGGGGCTTTAACTTTAGGGCCAGAGCGGTTGCTGTAGAGGCTGTATTGCAAGTTGAAAGAGCTGACATCCGAATTGTTGGTGCTAGTGCGGTCGCTCTGTGACTTTTTGCGTCTTTTCATCACCACGACAAAGAGCCCTGCAGCCACAAagacagacatgatgaagacgagCAGTAGGCTGAGGATGAGGACGGAGAGGGGAACAGTGCTGCGGGAGGTGTTAAACTTCTGGGGAGCATCTGTTGTGACTGCATGATCGTCAAGGGGCTCATCCGTGGGGGGAGTTGGGGAGACGTAGGCGTCCGAATAGTCTGGGCACAGCTGCTCTGAATGGATGGAGCGAAGGTCCATCCCCGTGTGCCGTTTAGGTGTCTCACACACAACCTCATTCACCACAGTGCCTGCACTGAGCTGCTCGAGCCATATCTTCATTCCTACTATGTCGCAGGAACAGTCCCAGGGGTTTTCAAACAGATCTATCTGCACAAGCAACTTCAACTGATCTAAAACACCACTCACAGGCAGGTTTTGGAAATGGTTGTTACGTAGATTGAGCCTAGACAGGGAGAGGCTGGAAAAGATGCCCACCGGCAAAGTTTTAAGGAGGTTGTTGTTGAGGAAAAGCAATTGGAGATTAGGAAGGAAGCGGAAAGTGCCTGTATCCACCTCCTGGATTTTGTTGTACTCTAAGTAAAGATACTGTAAGTTCTGCAAGCCAAAAAACATTTCCCCTGTAAGCCTGTCCATGAGATTACCATTTAAATACAGCCTACGCAAGTTGGTTAAATCCCCAAACGCCCGGTCATGGATCAGACTTATCCTGTTGTTTCCCAGGTGAAGCAAATCCAATCCAGTGGCATCGACAAAATCTGATCTCCGTACCACAGGGATGTAATTTCCAGTGAGATACATCTTTTTAGGGTTGTATGGCTTGGGTTTTAAATCAGAAATGCTCTCTATCTTTCTCTCTTGGCAGTTGACATTTAACCCAATTTCAGAAATCTGCAGATTGCACGTGCAGGCAGTGGGGCAGTCCAAAGGCACAGGAGATTTGGTCTGAAAAGCAATGATGGGGCCATAGTTGTATGGGTTACCGCCAGGTAATCGAGAAGTGGGCTTTAACCTAGTTCTGTTAAATTGCCGTGTGCCCTTGGTAGGCCTAGAAGAGGACCGAAAAACAGCTGAAGAGGTGGCAGAAGCTGTGACAGCAGCTGGTGTGGTTTGGTAATATCCACTGGTGCTGCTAGGGGGTGCAGGCCTGACTGTGTCCTCTTGAGGTCTTCGTGGGCAAAGTTCCTGCTTGGACACCTCATCCAGATCCCTACCGTGGAGCCTGAACGGCGTCTCACAGACCACTTCTCCCACCAGAGCTGTGTAGGCTATACTTTCCAGCCAAGCCTTCAGAGCAATAAGCTCGCAGGAGCAATTCCACGGATTCTCCTCCAGTTGTAATTCCACAACTTTGTCCATGTGTTCCAGGAGGCCAATATAAGGAAACATTTTCAACCGGTTCCCCCTCAAGTCCAAGTGTGTGAGGGGGACATTCCGGAAGATATTCGGAGGGAGAACAGAGAGAAGGTTGTCATTCAGAATCATCACTGTTAGTTGGTGCAGTTTGCTCAAGGCATTGGGTTCTATATTAGTAACATAATTATAGTCAATCTGTAGGTATTCCAAACTCTCCAGTCCCTCAAAGGTGTCATCCCTTAGAATGTCAATCTTATTGTTATTCAGGTGCAACCTTTTTAATCCCTGGAGTCCATTGAAGGCACCCGACTCTATCTCAGAGATATCATTGTTCCCCAAGTGCAGGATGGTCACCCCGGTGTAATTGATGAAATCATTGACTGATAGCTTCTTCAGGAGGTTCCCTGTCAGCAGGAGGTGGTACATGGGGAAATGAACTGGGCTGATCTCTGTCAGTCTGATGATCCCCCGGTTCTCGCAGCTCACCGTCAGGATcccttccttctcctcacacatacacaggtgTCGACAAATCTCTCCATAATTGTCATACATCTCAACCAGCCTTAGAGATGATGCAATCAGAAGGATTATTTTTAGTATCCAGATATGCATTTTTCCTGGGAGAAGATGCCCCAGCTCACTCAAGTGCAGTGCCAATATGAGGTGTCATCTacggaggaaaagaaaaaggacgAGTCCTGTTTTAGGTTTAAAGCATGTTACATgtgcaacattaaaaaaaaaaaaaaaaaaaaaattaaatgagcaGAACAAAAATAGGCCTGTTCATGTTCAGCATGCAGATGAGTCGATTTGATTTTGTGACTCTGAGAGAACAAGTTGAATCTTTTAGTAACAGCGAACGTgagctatatatatattcaaGTTGTTAACAAAACTACCCGCGGTGGACTGCCACTGCGCATCTTTGATTGCCAGTATAAAATCCAATTCATCTTGTaaaaggtggtggtggtggttggggggggggggggtcgctATTCAGCATATGCACACTGATTGAGTTAGTGATTTACCAAATCAATCCatttagatttttgttgaaCTGGAAACGaagaccagaaaaaaaacaggaaatatatCTTAAAAACCAccccacatatatatatatatatagatatatgtgtgtatgcatataaataaatatttttaaaaagccttCTTTATCAACTCCTTTCTCTTTATCATAAAGATTTCTCACTCACCCTGCATACCCGATGAAACAGTGGCGAAACTGTCGGATCCCTTTTCCTCTCTCCGCCTCCGTTCAAACAACATGAGgacaaggaggaggaggaatttATTCGTGTGTTATGATTAAAACCATCCTCGGtggaaatttaaagaaaaaaaagaaagaaaaaaaaagcaaacgcCGACTCTCTTGGAAAGACAGAACTGAGAAAAGCAACtgttcatctaaaaaaaaaaaaaaaaaaaatccggcCTGCTTTAGAGAATGTTAATATCAGCCAACAAGGCGACATCCCTCCTTCTGCCCACcggctaaaaaaagaaaagaaatgagcgagttaattaaaagcaaacaagcGGCGAATCGCTGCGTTTTGACGCGGAGCTAAATAACTATATAATTAACTATTACGTATGTTATGTGTGGCATCTTCTATATAGAAGGTTACATTTCGTCTtttcccctctctctccctctctctttctatcCACACTCTGTTACAGACGCGTGAATGTTCGTGCACACGTACGCACAGCCTCACTtgcgcacacatgcacatatttgGTCTGTGTGCGTTCCCCTAAAAGAACACAGCAGCCCACACAGTAAATCTCCCCCTAAAAAGGCTCATCTTAATAAACAGGGACGCGTCTTCAACACATGTAAACCTGAGggaaacattttgttttcttctgttttttctttagaaatgcGCCTTGAAATATGAGAGACAACTTGAAAGACAGGGAGTTATGATTCGGAACGAATTAAACTGTGATGATGTGAGCATAAAAATGCTGGCTCTGTGCTTGTTATTGCCATAGAAGCCGCAGACGCCTTCTTTTAACTGCATCTTAAACCGGATCAACTTCACAAATGCAGCAGGAGGCAGGACAGAgatttcagcaccatggacagatCCCCCAAAATGTTTAAGCTGGGGctcaaagaaattaaattgattctaaaaaagagaggaagaaaaaatatatatcccTTCTTACCGTGCAGATCCAGCTAAACACCAAATCATCCCGAAAATCACGGCCGAGCCCCGTGTTTTTTCTCCAGTCTCAATGAAAACATGGCTTTTGCTGTGAATTTTAGCCGCCCTCCTGtgaaaaaaggttaaaaaaaaataggaagggaagaaaataaaacaaagaaaaaaatgaagtcaAGTCTCCTCGGCGTTTAGCTCCATAAACCAGGCATGGAAGAGCGCATATACAGTCTCATTCACGCCAATAACGTGATAGCCAGCGCGGCAAACCGGGCTCCCGTGCTCTTCCAGCGGCGACTGAAATTAGCAGTGTCATCTCGGAAAATCAACCAAACCAAAGTTTATACATAGCAAAGAGTGAAGGGCGAATAAAAATCCCACATCAGACAAGAGTTGCCGCATGCATTTTAACTGTGACTTTCATCCGTGCGTACTGACGAGGCAGAGGAGAGCAGAGCGGAGCGGAGAAGCACGAAtccccccccgccccccacccCTTGTCTTCTGCCAGTGGTGCGGCTTGTACCAGTTTATGTATACATCTGCCCAAGGTCTCTTTATTTCAGCCGCCGGGGCGTCCAAATCGACCGGAGATTAGTGAATAtgctcctccagcttcctcctgaCATGTTGGAATCCGATCCCCTCTCTGCAGCTCTGCATTGGTCACACGATATCCTGTGCAGCTGTACACAAGCTTTGTCTTCCCACCAACGTTTCAACTAGTGGAACTTCATCTCGGTTGGTGCAAAGCCGCGCATTACCCTGCAGCAATATTATGAAACAATTATCATAGTGTGACAATCAAAAAATCCCTTCTGAAAACGCATAAAACACCTATTCTCGGGACTGTCACAGCGCGCAAATGAAAAGCTGTTTAATGCGCGCAACACTCTTGAAGGGGGTATGGTAATGTGGAGGAGGTTGGGTGGAAAAGGGTGGTGTGGAGGGTGGGTGACGATGTCGGGCGGTTGGGAGGGGGGAAACGGGAAAAGGCGGGAGGCTGGAAGAAGACCCGCAGAGGGCAGCACAATGATGAAAAAGGCATCTTGGCAGGCAAGCTTGCATTTTTCCCAGGTTCTACTTTACaagttttaagtttttcatTCAACTGCATAACGCATTTGATTAGTGGCTCAGAGTCAGAGATTTTTCCCACTTAGCTCGGACATTTTAATAGCATGCATTTGAAAGCCACAGCTGGACATGTTAAACTTTTCATCTATTATTGGACCAATTTACCGGTAGAGCAGTTGGAAGGTGATACTGACATTCATTCTGGATTCAGATTGTTCTTATTTATCAGTGTTGAGTGGGGTATAAGAtgagccatgttttttttttttttcttttcacaaaggGGTCCTTCAGCAAAGCGAAAATGAAAGGCTTCACAGGGGCGGAGCTAGAGGGGTGACCAGGGTGGCAAGCTTTAGAGTGGTTTCCTCATTAGtcttcctttaaaaatattgacatttggtTGCTCGTTTTCCAAGATTTTGTATCTGTGCAGGTACACATGATGTTATGAAAGGCTATTAATATGATATTAGCATGAAGCTAAAGCAGTGTTAACCTAGATCTATGGTGGCgctagattagttttaagacTGTGGGGAAGCCATGTCATGTTTaattttcagtgagtgtattcAGGGACAACACATCAACTGAGTTCATCAAGATTTTTACACAGTAGCTGAAAATAATCAACAAAGATGCCTAAATAGTACCTCTGTATCCAAGATAGCCCTGCTACCATTTTAACCACCACATAGTGCACCCCAAAACAACAAACTTACCTTTCTATGGACCTTTTTGAATTTGTCAATAAATCCAGTTGGTGATCCAAATTTTACTTCTTATGTCACTCTGATGTGACCACAGTAatcacactgtgtgtgtgtgtgtgtgtgcgtattagagaaacacaataatttccatTTAGGATATGACCCTCTTGATAAAGTCTCAGGCACGCTCTGGACACCCCATGTATAAAAATTTAGCTTCACCACTGGTTACAAAGTGTGTCTGGTTCATTTTGCTCCATGTAAGGGATTTGTTGAGGTAAGCTGCACCTTCTGAAGATAAATCAACCTTCCAATTCAATACAAATCAGCTGTCAGGCTGAGAGTTCTCTTAGTTTtcttaagtttttctttgagcaTTGACTGGTTTTTCACTCATATTCAAACGTGTCCTTGTACCTAAATTTtatggtgtgtgtttgtcattCCACTTCACAATGACCTACTAATGATATAAGCATGAAAAGACACTTATCCCAAAGTGATGAACCAGTGTTTTATCTACACATAACAGTTTAGCTAAGAGCCAATTTAAAATTGGATGAACATGTCATTGAGTCATGTAAAGTGTTTCTTctatggtttggtttggtttggtttatttatttcagtgtcatGCATAGAATGTGCCCAgtccgacacacacacacacacacacaaataaataaataaatagataaataaacataaagccAAAATCAATGTACATATAAATTCTATGAATAAAAGGAATGCAAGttcacaaacaaaaattaatataacacagtttaacagacatgaaataacatttgtgtaccaacaaggtgattcctatgcctatttaaaaaaaaaaaaaacaggattatcctggcATTTTGGACAGAgtatccttaaaaaaaataacaaaaaagggGTAAATAAATCCATCAGACAGTTGTCTCACTATCAGTGATGCATATTGCCATCATGATGAGGCATGTAATGATTGGATTTCTGAATCATCATCAGAAATTATTGACATGGACAGATGGCTGCCAAGAAGCAATTCATAACTATTTTATGCTGTGTCTATCATATTTGACACATCCTGTTTCTGAAACCTTTTAAATCcctttaatgtaaaaaaacaaacaaacaaaaaaacaaaaaaaaacaaactacaatctgatacttgtcttctcccccctggtggataccttttgcACTATCATGATTTTAGCATGTGACACGTTGATAAACTTCTTATGTAtgcacattattttatttttatttagattttgttaatgaaaaaaataaaggcttcagattaaacaaaataaaagagaggtttttttttgtcctttatttcTTGAGTTGTGAAGGTTTATGGGAATGCACTGAACATTGCCAcatggagaaataaaaagatgcaTGCACATATATTCTAGTTCTGCATAAAGACCGCTTTCCTGATAGGCCTGTGAGCCTTGGGACATACAGGAGAACTTATGATCTCCCATCGCCACGGTGATATCAAAGCAAAGGAAAACCAGAGACAAAGCTCTGATAAGAGGAACCAAACCTCCTTTAACTTGATCCtttctgggggaaaaaaagggttATTTGATTTCTGTTGAACTGGAAGGCCTCCTTCATGTCCATCAGCAATGTTATTTGAAACTTTCCAGAATGGGTATTGAAGTTGTGGCACATAATTAGGatcaagcaaacaaagaaatatttatgGACCTCTACAAATACTGTGGATCCAAGCTTTAATGCCTGCAAACATACATTTATAAAAGATCCATTCAGAGAATTAAATTTACTGTAGGATTACACTTAATCCAGTTTTGCACCATATACTTCAGCCCACTAATGCTGCGATATGGCTGTAAGAGCTACATATTACCATGATtgcctctcttttttttttttttaattcaaatcaTGGCTATTTTGCCCCATGTTGAAAGAGCAAATCAAGTCAAAGCCACAGCTGCCCTCTTACCCCCTTGCTGTGAGACAAGGAACTTTTAGAAGCACTTAACTAAAGCCTGAACAGAAAATCGAATTAAATCTAGCATATGGTGGGCCGCCATGTCCAAAGAGATTTCCCACTTAGTCAGTATTGTGTGGTAATAAGTCAACTCTTCAGCTCTCTTTAGCATGCGGGGAGCGACAATAAGCGGATGTGGCATCAATGCCGCCTTTTCGAAATTAGCCATGGAGACGCATTGACTTATCTTAAAGTCTCTTGCTCTGTAATCGTATTAAGAGTGGTCTATCCTTTAGGGATGGGCAAATCAGTATCAGTGGAGCCCCGGCTGGGATGCAGCAGTGGAGAAACTAATGCAGCAGGGTGTGTGCATGGCTCCCCTGAGAGGCATTTTGGCTTCAAAGTGAGGGGTGTAGCTGCCCTAAATAATATCTTTTGCCTTTCTGTGCTAATGAATGAGGTAGATAGCCCTGATAAAGTAATGCCTCCATGGA
This DNA window, taken from Melanotaenia boesemani isolate fMelBoe1 chromosome 24, fMelBoe1.pri, whole genome shotgun sequence, encodes the following:
- the LOC121635853 gene encoding SLIT and NTRK-like protein 5; the encoded protein is MHIWILKIILLIASSLRLVEMYDNYGEICRHLCMCEEKEGILTVSCENRGIIRLTEISPVHFPMYHLLLTGNLLKKLSVNDFINYTGVTILHLGNNDISEIESGAFNGLQGLKRLHLNNNKIDILRDDTFEGLESLEYLQIDYNYVTNIEPNALSKLHQLTVMILNDNLLSVLPPNIFRNVPLTHLDLRGNRLKMFPYIGLLEHMDKVVELQLEENPWNCSCELIALKAWLESIAYTALVGEVVCETPFRLHGRDLDEVSKQELCPRRPQEDTVRPAPPSSTSGYYQTTPAAVTASATSSAVFRSSSRPTKGTRQFNRTRLKPTSRLPGGNPYNYGPIIAFQTKSPVPLDCPTACTCNLQISEIGLNVNCQERKIESISDLKPKPYNPKKMYLTGNYIPVVRRSDFVDATGLDLLHLGNNRISLIHDRAFGDLTNLRRLYLNGNLMDRLTGEMFFGLQNLQYLYLEYNKIQEVDTGTFRFLPNLQLLFLNNNLLKTLPVGIFSSLSLSRLNLRNNHFQNLPVSGVLDQLKLLVQIDLFENPWDCSCDIVGMKIWLEQLSAGTVVNEVVCETPKRHTGMDLRSIHSEQLCPDYSDAYVSPTPPTDEPLDDHAVTTDAPQKFNTSRSTVPLSVLILSLLLVFIMSVFVAAGLFVVVMKRRKKSQSDRTSTNNSDVSSFNLQYSLYSNRSGPKVKAPAGHVYEYIPHPMGHMCKNPIYRSREGNTVEDYRDLHELKVTYRSTPDEERDSNTMRSPTYSISTIEPRDNPSPVQDADHFFRGILEPDKQSPHQSIPSIPAGANLEYKYTGPVSYTYNPNFDVRRQFLHPERIRETVLYGTAPSTVYVEPNRNEYLELKAKLQSEPDYLEVLEKQTTFSQF